The DNA sequence TGAGCGCAAGCAGCAGCACGGCGCCGGCAACGAACGAGGCGATACCCGCCGGCAAGGAGATCGACAGCGCGATGGCGAGATAGATGAGCGCGTTGAGCGCGAGCGCCAGCACCTGCGCGGTGTGCTGGAAGGCTTCTGCGGCGCGCTGGGCCTCGGAGCCGATCGATGCGGACAGGCGCCCGACCGACTGCTGCACGTAGTAGCGCCAGTTGGCGTTGATCACGGCGCGGATCAGCGCCAGGCGCAGATCCGAGGCGATGCGTGCCACCGTGTATCCAACCTGTCGGTTGGCGACCAGCGTGAGCGCCGCCTTGCACGCGATCAGCAGTACAGCGAGCCCGAGCAGGTTCAGCGGCGTCGCCTGCACGTGCAGGAGCTCGGTTACGCCGAGCGCGATGCGCTGCGGCAGGCTGGGATCGGCTTGCACGTCTCCGGCTGCGAGCGAGAGCATGGACAGCAGCATCGACAGGCCGAGGCCGTCGAGCAGGCCGGCGAGGAATACCGCGCCCAGCCCGGCGGCGCTGCGGCCGGGATACAGGCGCAGCACGGCGCCGATCATCGCGATGGTGCCACGGCTGCGGGCTGCGGCGGGAAAAGCGCTCATAGCGTCAGAAAGGTCAGGCGCGATCCCGCGCGGATCGTGACCGGCCGGGCAGGATCGATGTCGAACTCTTCGCCGTCCAGAGTGTAGCTCGACAGCCGCAGCACGCGCAGCGCATCGCAGCGCCCGCTCAGGTAGCCGTGCCTCACGTCCATGTCTCGCGTGAATCGGCCCGTGACTATCAAGGGCAGCCGGGCCCAGAAGCCCATGCCGCGAGCGCCGACTGCAGTGAAGCGCAGGGCGCCTAGCCCTTCCTCCGCATACGGGTTGAAAAGTCCTTGGCGCTTTTGGAGCGTGGTGACAATCAGCAAGCGCGCGGGCTTCGCCAGCACTTTGCGGCCGGGCACCTCAATGCGCAGATCGTCGAGCGGCGGCTTGTATTGGCCGAGCATGGCAGGCAGCACCAGCTTCAGCAGACTCCAGAGGGTGGCCGCACTTCCTGCGCGCAGCGTCCCGCTGCCCTTCTCACGGTCGCTGTGACAGGTGCGGATCGCATAGTCGACGAGCCCCGCTGCCAGGAAAAAGCCATGCCTTGCGGGTGCCGGCGGCTGCTCGATCCGCAGCACATGCCGAACCTCGACGCCGAGCGCGGCGCCGTCGCGCCAACGCTGCAACGCCGTTTCGAGTTTCGACAGCACGTCACCGCGTCCTCCGAGGTCACCCGCCGTGACGTTGCTTCGCCCGCCACCAAGGACGAGCAACTGCGGCTGCGGGACGTCGGCCGGCAGAGAAACAAGCCGATCCACCACAGCCTGCACGGTTCCGTCGCCCGAGAGGATAAAGATCTTCTGCTGCCTCCTGTCGAGAAGAAGGTCCATCGCGGCGGCGATTTCTGCGGAATCCGTGGCGCGGATGACTTCAATGCCCTGTGCGCCGGCAAGTTGCGCGGCTCGCTCCGCCATGCCGCCGCGCGAGGCGCTGAAACTTCGCGGGTTGACGAGGAGGCAGGGCGCACGCTGCGCGAGAGCCGGTGCTGCCCGCGCCGCCGCTGCTCCCGAGCTCACGGCGTTCGAGGCAGATCGGGCTTGTCCGTCCACCTGCGCATTGCGGATCGCTCCACCGATGTAGCCTTTGCGCCCCGCCACAGCTCGGCAAGCGCCGCGAAGAAACTGCGCCGTGCGGTGGCGTGGTACGGCGCTTCGCGCGGCAGCAACGCGCTCAGGCGCCGATGCGCCTTGCCGAGATTGTGATAGGGCAGGGAGGGAAACAGGTGATGCAGCGCGTGGTAGCGCAGGCCAACCGGAAACAGCAGCACCGTGAGCCAGCTCTGGCCGGTGATGTTGATGGAATCTTCCATCTGCTCGAGATGGCTCATGCGCTCGCCGCGGTTGCCGTAGCGGTGAGCGGCGAGGTTGCGCACCCAATTGAACCCCAGGGCGCCGGCGACCAGCAGGTAACCCATGAAGAGGTGTCCCGCGTCGATCGTGCCGGCCACGAGCAGGCCGGCGATGCACAACAGATACACGAAGGAAATCGCTTCGACGATGACGAGGTGGCTCTCGTCGCGGCGCGGAAAGCGTTTCGCATAATAGGGGTTCGATACCGCCGCGGAGGCGCGCGTAAGGACCCATTCGCGCAGGCCACGATTGAGCCAGGACAGTGGCCCCAGCACGCCGAGGCGCACGAACATGAAAAGCGGCAGCAGCGGCGCCTGCGCCAGGTACTTGACCGTTTCGCGCAACGGCGAGGCCGCGAGCGGCAGGTATTCGCCGTCGCGAGGCGTGCCGAAGTGTCGGGCGTTGTGGTGGTCGGCGTGGTTGCGATAAAAGATCCACGGCATGAGGAACGGGATGCCGATGAACAGGTTCCACGCCCGTGCGAACCATCGCATCTGATCGCGCCGCGTATGCACCAGTTCGTGAATGAAGGTCCCGCTACGGAAGAGCAGGACGATGCTCGCCAGGTATGCGGCGATCTGCAGCAGGCTCCACTTCGGTGCCAGGAAATACGCCGCCGCGAGGCTCCAGGCCGCAGCCGTCGCAAGCGTGAAGTCGATCCAGTAGACGGGCGCGGAACGTGTATGCAGGTCGTTCACCGCCGTGCGTGCCTGCTCGAACCAGGCGGGCGATTGTTTGGAACTGCTCCCGGAGTTGTCCTCGCCGACGAGGCTCACATCGGCGGCGACGCCGCTGGGCGCGACGCGGGCGGTTCGATCGCCGGAGGCCTCCGCGGCATAGGGTCTTTCTCTGAGAGCCTGCGGCATAGCGTTGCGAGAATACCGTCAGGATTGCTCCGGAACAAGCGCGCCTGCCGGTTTTCTGCTGCGGCAGCGCGACAGTATGGTTACAATCTCGCGTCGAATTCGGCGGAATCACGAGTCCGCGAGGCGCGGGGAGGTGTGTCGTTGCGGGAAGACAAGGGCAATAAGGACAAGGACGAAGCCACTGCGACGCGTAGCGGGATAGCGCTGCGTCGAGCAAACTTTCGCACGTTGACCGAGGCGCTCGATTACGCTGCCGAGGGCCGCACCGGCTTCAACTTCTATAACGGCAAAGGCGAGCTCGCTTGCGTTCTGCCCTATAGCGAGCTGCGCGAAAAGGCGCTTCGACTGGCATGCCGCCTGCAGACATTTGCACGCGGCAGCCGCGTCGCGCTGGTGGCGCATACTCATCCCGACTTCGCGGTGATGTTTTTCGCCTGCCAGTACGCGGCGCTCGTACCGGTGCCGCTGGCGGCGGCGATCCATCTGGGCGGCCGAAGCGCCTATATCCGGCATCTTAGTGACCTCGTGCGCGATTGCGGCGCGGTCGCCGCTTTCGCACCGGCCGATTTCATCGGCATGTTGCACGAGGCAGCGGCCGACCTTCCGGTGCAGCGCGTCGGCACCCTGCAGGACTTCATGGCGCTGCCGGCGCTCGACGAGCTGCCCGCGCCGCCTGCGACTCACGAGCTTGCCTACCTGCAATACACCTCGGGCAGCACCCGTTTTCCGCGCGGTACGATGATCACGCAAGCGGCGGCGATGGCGAACCTGGAAGGCATTTTCACCCACGGCTTCGAGATCGCTGCGGATGACCGCTTCTGCTCCTGGCTGCCTTTCTACCACGACATGGGGCTGGTCGGGATCGTGCTCGGGTGCGTTGCCACGCAGCGCTCGGTCGACTACCTCGCGACGCGCGATTTCGCCATGCGACCGCGCCTGTGGCTGAAGCTCATCTCCCAGAACCGCGGCACCATTTCGTTCAGTCCCCCCTTCGGCTATGCGCTGGCCGCGCGCCGCGTAAGGGCCAAAGACGCCGACGGGCTCGATCTGTCGTGCTGGCGCATCGCCGGCGTGGGCGCCGAAATGATCCACCCGGAGTGGCTGACGAACTTCGCACACGCCCTGGCGCCCGCCCGCTTCGATCCGTGGGCATTCCTGCCCTGCTACGGCATGGCCGAATGCTCGCTGGCGGTGAGCTTCGCGCCCGTTGGCGGCGGATTCGGCATCGATTTCGTCGAGGCCGAGCGCCTGGCGCGGCACAACGAGGCCGTAGCCGCGCCGAGCGCCGACCCCGAGCGCTTGCGCTCGGATTTCGTCGACCCCGAGCCCACGCGCTCGGGCTTTGTCCACCCCGGTCGCAAGCGCTCGGGCTTCGTGAATTGCGGCAAAGCGCTGCCTGGCTACGAAGTCGAGATTCGCGACGAAGCGGGTCGCACGCTCCCCGATCGGCACTGCGGCCGCATCTACCTGCGCGGGCTGAGCATCATGTCGGGCTATTTCGGCAACATCGAGGCGAGCCGCGAAGTGTTGTCGGAGGATGGATGGCTCAACACCGGCGACCTGGGCTATCGCGTCGACGGGTCGCTCTTTCTCACCGGTCGGGCGAAGGATTTGCTCATCATCAACGGGCGCAACATCTGGCCGCAGGACATCGAGCATCTCGCCGAACAGCAGCCGGAGTTGCGCGCAACCGATACCTCGGCGTTCTCGATTCCCGGCGGCAACGGCGGGGAAGCGGCGGTGCTGGTGGTCCAGTGCCGCGAAATGGACCCGGCTTCGGCCGCGTCGCTCGCGGAGCGTTTGCGGCAGGCAGTCTACGCCGAGCTCGGCATCGAGTGTCTGGTCGACATCGTTCCGCCGCGCACGCTGCCGCGTACCTCGTCGGGCAAGCTCTCACGCAGCTCCACTCGCAAGCAATTTCTCGAACGGCACGGTGTCGAACGCGCATGCGACCTGCCGTGGGTTCGAAGCGGCTTCGTCGTCCATCGCGGCACGGCCATGCCCGCGGCATCCCTGGCGGCGGTTCGTGGTGCCCTGCAGACAGGGGGAAACATCGGCATCAACGCGGCATGAGGGACCAACGGGCATGAGGAAAGCGGGCATGAGGAACCAGCGGGCATGAAGGACCAGCGGGCATGAAGGACCAGCGGGCACGAGGGACCAGCGCGGCATGAGGGACAAGGCTGCGGTCGAGGAGGTCGTTCGCGACGCGCTCGATGCCGTGCGCCCCGGCGAGGCCGATATCGGCCCCGGCGGCGAGCTCGGGCTGGATTCGACCCAGGCCATGGAGCTCATCATGCAGATCGAGGAGCGCCTCGACATCTCCATCCCGGTCGACACGCTGGCCGACTCGCGCACGTTCGATCAGCTCTGCGCCGGCATCATGCGGCTCGATTGAGTGAGCCTGCTCGACAAGCTCGAAGCGTTACGATCGCTGCAGTTGGAGCTGGTGCAAACGGCCGGCGTGCCGGCTGTCGCGACGCCGATGGACGAGGTCCATTCGGCGCGGGAAGCGACCGTCCAGGGACGCCGGCTACTGCTCGCTGGCAGCAACAACTACCTCGGTCTCACATTCGACGCGGCTTGCCGCGCTGCCGCCATCGCCGCGATCGAGGCCTACGGCACCGGCAGCACCGGCTCGCGCATGGCGAGCGGCAACTACCAGCCCCACCGCGGTCTGGAACGTGCCCTCGCCGATGCATTCGGCTGGCCGGCCGGGATCGTGTTCTCGACCGGATACCAGGCGAACCTCGGCACGCTCTCCGCCCTGGCCGGCGCCGGCGATTACCTGCTGGTCGACAGCGACAGCCACGCGAGCATCCACGACGGCTGCCGCCTGAGCCCGGCCACCACCATCCGCTTCCGGCACAACGACCCCGACAATCTCGACCGGCGCCTCGCGCGTTTGGGCCATGAGGCCCGGCGTGCGCTCATCGTGGTCGAGGCGCTCTATAGCACGCTGGGCGATCGGGCGCCGCTGCGCGAGATCGCGCAGATCAAGGCGCGCCACGGCGCCTGGCTGATCGTGGACGAGGCGCACTCGTTCGGGCTGTTCGGTGCGCGCGGGCTGGGGCTGTGCGAGGAGCTCGGCCTGCTCGATTGCGTCGACTTCGTCGTCGGCACGTTCTCGAAGAGCCTGGGCGGCGTAGGCGGATTCTGCGTCAGCCGGCACGCGCAATTCGAATTGCTGCGTATGACGAGCCGGCCCTACATCTTCACCGCTTCGCCCGCGCCCGCCGTGATCGGTGCCACGCGCGAGGCGCTGCGGCGCGTGCTCGCCGGCGCCGATTTGCGCACGCGCCTGTGGCGGCACGCGCATCGTCTCCACACCCAGCTCGAGCGGCTCGGTTACTGCCTCGGATCCAACGTGGCGGGCCCCATCGCCGCCCTGATCTACCCCGAGCGCGAGACCGCCATCGCCCACTGGCGGGCATTGCTCGACGCCGGAATCTACACCAACCTGATGGTGCCTCCGGCAACGCCCAGCGGCTTGAGCGTCGTGCGCATCAGCCTCTCCGCCGCGCACACCGACGAGGACATCGGGCGCATTCTGCAGAGCCTGGAAGCGCTCGCTCCCGCACGCGCCACCATCTATTGATCGTTCCGTATTGGACGACAGTCCAGTACGGACGCGAC is a window from the Betaproteobacteria bacterium genome containing:
- a CDS encoding aminotransferase class I/II-fold pyridoxal phosphate-dependent enzyme; this encodes MSLLDKLEALRSLQLELVQTAGVPAVATPMDEVHSAREATVQGRRLLLAGSNNYLGLTFDAACRAAAIAAIEAYGTGSTGSRMASGNYQPHRGLERALADAFGWPAGIVFSTGYQANLGTLSALAGAGDYLLVDSDSHASIHDGCRLSPATTIRFRHNDPDNLDRRLARLGHEARRALIVVEALYSTLGDRAPLREIAQIKARHGAWLIVDEAHSFGLFGARGLGLCEELGLLDCVDFVVGTFSKSLGGVGGFCVSRHAQFELLRMTSRPYIFTASPAPAVIGATREALRRVLAGADLRTRLWRHAHRLHTQLERLGYCLGSNVAGPIAALIYPERETAIAHWRALLDAGIYTNLMVPPATPSGLSVVRISLSAAHTDEDIGRILQSLEALAPARATIY
- a CDS encoding fatty acid desaturase; protein product: MPQALRERPYAAEASGDRTARVAPSGVAADVSLVGEDNSGSSSKQSPAWFEQARTAVNDLHTRSAPVYWIDFTLATAAAWSLAAAYFLAPKWSLLQIAAYLASIVLLFRSGTFIHELVHTRRDQMRWFARAWNLFIGIPFLMPWIFYRNHADHHNARHFGTPRDGEYLPLAASPLRETVKYLAQAPLLPLFMFVRLGVLGPLSWLNRGLREWVLTRASAAVSNPYYAKRFPRRDESHLVIVEAISFVYLLCIAGLLVAGTIDAGHLFMGYLLVAGALGFNWVRNLAAHRYGNRGERMSHLEQMEDSINITGQSWLTVLLFPVGLRYHALHHLFPSLPYHNLGKAHRRLSALLPREAPYHATARRSFFAALAELWRGAKATSVERSAMRRWTDKPDLPRTP
- a CDS encoding fatty acyl-AMP ligase, yielding MQVVHRRACLLEPGGRLFGTAPGVVLADEAHIGGDAAGRDAGGSIAGGLRGIGSFSESLRHSVARIPSGLLRNKRACRFSAAAARQYGYNLASNSAESRVREARGGVSLREDKGNKDKDEATATRSGIALRRANFRTLTEALDYAAEGRTGFNFYNGKGELACVLPYSELREKALRLACRLQTFARGSRVALVAHTHPDFAVMFFACQYAALVPVPLAAAIHLGGRSAYIRHLSDLVRDCGAVAAFAPADFIGMLHEAAADLPVQRVGTLQDFMALPALDELPAPPATHELAYLQYTSGSTRFPRGTMITQAAAMANLEGIFTHGFEIAADDRFCSWLPFYHDMGLVGIVLGCVATQRSVDYLATRDFAMRPRLWLKLISQNRGTISFSPPFGYALAARRVRAKDADGLDLSCWRIAGVGAEMIHPEWLTNFAHALAPARFDPWAFLPCYGMAECSLAVSFAPVGGGFGIDFVEAERLARHNEAVAAPSADPERLRSDFVDPEPTRSGFVHPGRKRSGFVNCGKALPGYEVEIRDEAGRTLPDRHCGRIYLRGLSIMSGYFGNIEASREVLSEDGWLNTGDLGYRVDGSLFLTGRAKDLLIINGRNIWPQDIEHLAEQQPELRATDTSAFSIPGGNGGEAAVLVVQCREMDPASAASLAERLRQAVYAELGIECLVDIVPPRTLPRTSSGKLSRSSTRKQFLERHGVERACDLPWVRSGFVVHRGTAMPAASLAAVRGALQTGGNIGINAA